In Bactrocera oleae isolate idBacOlea1 chromosome 3, idBacOlea1, whole genome shotgun sequence, a genomic segment contains:
- the Hel25E gene encoding ATP-dependent RNA helicase WM6: MADNDDLLDYEDEEQTETTVAEVPEAPKKDVKGTYVSIHSSGFRDFLLKPEILRAIVDCGFEHPSEVQHECIPQAVLGMDILCQAKSGMGKTAVFVLATLQQLEPTENVVYVLVMCHTRELAFQISKEYERFSKYMPAVKVGVFFGGLSIQKDEESLKGTTPHIVVGTPGRILALIRNKKLNLKHLKHFILDECDKMLEQLDMRRDVQEIFRSTPHGKQVMMFSATLSKEIRPVCKKFMQDPMEVYVDDEAKLTLHGLQQHYVKLKENEKNKKLFELLDVLEFNQVVIFVKSVQRCMALAQLLTEQNFPAIGIHRGMTQEERLNRYQQFKDFQKRILVATNLFGRGMDIERVNIVFNYDMPEDSDTYLHRVARAGRFGTKGLAITFVSDEADAKILNEVQDRFDVNITELPDEIDLSSYIEGR, translated from the exons ATGGCTGATAATGATGATCTTTTGGATTATGAAGATGAGGAGCAGACCGAAACTACCGTCGCTGAAGTTCCAGAAGCTCCAAAGAAGGATGTGAAAGGCACTTACGTGTCAATTCACAGTTCTGGCTTCCGTGACTTTTTGTTGAAGCCGGAAATTTTGCGTGCAATAGTTGATTGCGGTTTCGAGCATCCGTCCGAag TGCAACACGAGTGCATACCACAGGCTGTACTGGGTATGGATATCTTATGTCAGGCTAAGTCGGGTATGGGTAAGACTGCTGTTTTTGTACTTGCGACTTTACAACAGCTGGAACCGACAGAGAATGTGGTATACGTATTAGTCATGTGTCACACTCGTGAATTAGCATTCCAAATAAGCAAAGAGTACGAAAGATTCTCGAAGTATATGCCGGCTGTAAAG GTTGGTGTATTCTTCGGTGGATTATCCATACAAAAAGATGAAGAATCTTTGAAGGGTACGACACCTCACATTGTTGTAGGTACACCCGGCCGTATTCTTGCTTTGATacgcaacaaaaaattaaacttgaagCATTTGAAACACTTTATTCTTGACGAATGTGACAAAATGTTGGAACAACTAG aTATGCGTCGTGATGTACAGGAAATTTTCCGCAGCACTCCACATGGAAAACAAGTCATGATGTTTTCCGCCACATTGAGCAAGGAAATACGTCCAGTGTGCAAAAAATTCATGCAAGAT ccCATGGAAGTATATGTGGATGACGAAGCAAAATTGACATTGCACGGACTACAACAGCATTATGTCAAATTGAAGGAaaatgagaaaaacaaaaaattgtttgaattatTGGATGTACTCGAATTTAATCAA gttgtaatttttgtaaaatcggTACAACGCTGCATGGCGCTAGCTCAATTGCTTACTGAACAAAATTTCcccgcaattggcatacatcGTGGTATGACTCAAGAAGAGCGTTTAAACCGTTATCAACAGTTTAAGGATTTCCAAAAACGTATTTTGGTGGCAACCAATCTTTTTGGACGTGGTATGGATATAGAACGTGTCAACattgtatttaattatgatATGCCGGAAGATTCTGACACTTACCTTCATCGTGTTGCAAGAGCTGGTCGTTTTGGTACCAAAGGTTTGGCAATAACATTTGTTTCTGATGAAGCAGACGCCAAAATTTTGAACGAAGTGCAAGACCGATTCGATGTCAATATCACTGAATTACCGGATGAGATCGATCTATCTTCATATA TTGAGGGACGATAA
- the LOC106616741 gene encoding tudor domain-containing protein krimp — protein sequence MASRSNVDRMQIMHHMCKREVEQLKTNLNKYLEECEVIIRNDIFKNFRKDSGRPDHANVFALMAYDKYMSRVATVTNLARKFNIHLQLHNINKILTGYVGGGIDLEPIPYLLEEFVEWHKVLSDKDECLDYDIDSKHYRSVESEKRTSYRSVEKDSLTSIALLDDNGKVQATNVLDDKNATVRKIKFAEPESLTLESIPSCVHLRDLSVFVVGYHFTAFVTYIHNIENLCFYACQMRNDMLYDLTNMYNLPKSVRIPSTNVIFGISINSRNILRGVLQQSPDKDNEISLHVLLIDYGEMVPLNINDVQFYDLPKVYRDLPAQAMKCILSGVKDATTESKEADGYVLKKKLRNYEFKEVNFEVVKQIGRVLHVYIIEGQSTAKKSPEVKKSLNVSKNPFVNSFDENSYSDLQTSTEKFCKQFLVQSRIDEVLKNDIINLEVMHISQPDSFFAQILSEKNEQLEQLFWNSDEISAEQKFTEAPKLGDLILAQYAKDYFWYRAKVISVAGDTEFQVFYVDYGNIETVPLKGIAKCTNVQEKEPFRAVLCRIANLSDITNGDEARFEKVIQMLVVMLLNQRIEVQIIEKINAEELSVHILDKEFAEITQMLFDLGYVKNSEA from the exons ATGGCGTCCCGATCAAATGTGGATCGAATGCAAATAATGCATCATATGTGCAAACGAGAGGTTGAGCAACTAAAAACcaatctaaataaatatttagaggAATGTGAAGTTATCATAAGAAacgatatatttaaaaattttcgaaaagatTCAGGTCGACCAGATCATGCTAATGTGTTTGCTTTGATGGCCTACGACAAATACATGTCGCGTGTAGCGACCGTGACAAACTTAGCACGTAAATTCAACATCCATTTGCAACTACATAATATCAATAAAATCCTAACTGGTTATGTTGGTGGTGGTATTGATCTGGAACCTATTCCGTATTTACTCGAGGAATTTGTTGAATGGCATAAGGTATTAAGCGATAAAGACGAGTGTTTGGATTACGACATTGATAGTAAGCATTATCGCAGTGTAGAGTCCGAGAAGCGGACGAGTTACCGAAGTGTAGAGAAGGATTCGTTAACTTCAATTGCGTTATTGGACGATAATGGAAAAGTGCAAGCTACCAACGTATTGGACGATAAAAATGCAACAGTACGTAAAATAAAGTTTGCTGAACCCGAGTCACTAACACTTGAATCTATACCGTCATGTGTGCATTTGCGTGATTTGTCGGTATTCGTTGTGGGGTATCACTTTACCGCATTCGttacgtatatacataatatagaaAATTTGTGCTTCTATGCTTGCCAGATGCGCAATGATATGTTGTATGATTTAACCAATATGTATAATCTACCCAAGAGCGTGCGTATACCTTCTACGAATGTTATTTTTGGTATCTCAATTAATAGTAGGAATATATTACGAGGTGTCTTGCAACAATCTCCAGATAAGGACAATGAAATCAGCTTACATGTGCTGCTAATCGATTATGGAGAAATGGTGCCCCTAAATATCAATGATGTACAATTTTATGATTTACCCAAGGTCTACAGAGATTTACCTGCACAAGCCATGAAATGTATTCTTTCGGGTGTTAAAGATGCAACGACCGAAAGCAAAGAGGCAGATGGGTATGtgctgaaaaaaaaactacgGAATTATGAATTCAAAGAAGTGAACTTTGAGGTCGTGAAGCAAATAGGCAGAGTTTTGCACGTTTACATTATTGAAGGTCAATCAACAGCAAAGAAATCACCAGAA gtcaaaaaatcattaaatgtaTCAAAGAATCCTTTCGTAAATTCCTTCGACGAAAATTCATATTCTGATCTACAAACATCAAcagaaaaattttgcaaacaatttttggtACAATCACGTATAGATGAGGttcttaaaaatgatataataaatttagaagTTATGCATATTTCTCAACCTGATTCGTTTTTTGCTCAAATACTAAGTGAGAAGAATGAACAACTGGAACAACTATTTTGGAACTCTGATGAAATATCTGCGGAACAGAAGTTTACTGAAGCACCAAAATTAGGCGATTTAATATTGGCACAATATGCAAAGGATTACTTTTGGTATCGGGCTAAGGTCATTAGTGTAGCAGGAGATACCGAGTTCCAg GTATTTTATGTTGATTATGGTAATATAGAGACTGTACCACTAAAAGGAATCGCCAAATGCACCAATGTCCAAGAAAAGGAACCTTTTCGCGCAGTTCTCTGTCGTATCGCTAATTTAAGCGATATTACAAACGGTGACGAGGCTCGCTTCGAAAAAGTTATTCAAATGTTGGTAGTTATGTTATTGAATCAACGTATTGAAGTGcagattattgaaaaaattaacgcAGAGGAGTTAAGTGTTCATATATTGGATAAAGAATTTGCTGAAATTACGCAAATGCTTTTCGACTTAGgatatgtaaaaaattctgaggcttaa
- the LOC106616770 gene encoding chitinase domain-containing protein 1, with the protein MSAKVSYRFLIAVVLILPSLVGATISPRKGRVEKTKTTKPLNVLAGPHDESVFNRNLINMRPLPQEILEHNAAFYKDTTYRNFNETVLGYVTAWNSHGYDVAKLFARKFDIISPVWFQIVKDGDEYKIAGAHDVDVNWMRELRSKGKKERGTTLKVFPRFIFDKFTERDFSRLLSLETERVQLNEMLINVCKNYEFDGIVIEFWTQLGGRVDDTFLITLVQKMSEALKKENLRLILVIPPYRQEVPNLFTERHLNQLYKHVYAFSLMTYDYSNPQRPGANSPLYWVRQSVELLAPSTTNDVKAKRRKLLLGLNMYGNDYTPDGGGPIVAGQYLKLLKYAKKRLPFDELDVENYFEVKTEDGRHMVFYPTLYSVHERIKLAQELGTGISIWELGQGLDYFYDLF; encoded by the exons ATGTCAGCCAAAGTATCATATAGATTTCTAATAGCTGTGGTATTGATTCTGCCTTCACTGGTCGGGGCAACCATATCACCGAGGAAAGGTCGTgttgaaaaaaccaaaacaactaAACCATTAAATGTGTTGGCTGGACCACACGATGAATCTGTTTTCAATCGCAATTTGATTAATATGCGTCCTCTTCCACAAGAAATTCTTGAACATAATGCAGCATTTTATAAGGATACAACTTATCGGAACTTCAATGAAACTGTGCTTGGCTATGTTACTGcg TGGAATTCACATGGATATGATGTGGCAAAATTGTTTGCTCGAAAATTCGATATTATCTCACCCGTTTGGTTCCAAATTGTCAAGGACGGCGATGAATATAAAATAGCTGGTGCCCATGATGTTGACGTTAATTGGATGAGAGAATTGAGGAGTAAAGGCAAGAAAGAACGTGGTACTACTTTAAAAG TTTTTCCACGTTTTATATTTGACAAATTCACGGAACGGGACTTTTCACGTTTGTTGAGCTTGGAAACCGAAAGGGTACAACTGAATGAAATGTTGATTAATGTTTGCAAAAACTATGAATTTGATGGCATTGTCATTGAATTTTGGACGCAACTTGGAGGACGTGTCGATGATACATTTCTCATTACGTTAGTACAAAAAATGA GCGAAGcacttaaaaaagaaaatttacgtCTAATACTTGTGATACCGCCTTATCGTCAAGAAGTTCCAAACTTATTCACAGAAAGGCACCTTAATCAACTGTATAAACATGTTTACGCATTTTCGTTAATGACCTACGATTATtcaaatccacagcgaccag GTGCAAACTCTCCATTGTACTGGGTACGCCAGTCAGTGGAACTCTTAGCTCCGTCTACAACAAATGATGTTAAAGCAAAAAGGCGTAAACTTCTATTGGGTCTCAATATGTATGGAAATGATTATACACCCGATGGCGGCGGCCCAATAGTTGCAGGGCAGTATTTAAAGCttttgaaatatgcaaaaaagcGTTTACCCTTTGATGAACTGGATGTTGAAAATTACTTCGAAGTAAA AACCGAGGATGGTAGACACATGGTTTTCTATCCTACACTCTATTCCGTTCATGAGCGTATAAAACTTGCTCAAGAATTGGGCACTGGAATATCAATTTGGGAGTTGGGACAAGGATTAGACTATTTTTATGATCTCTTTTAA